One window from the genome of Sardina pilchardus chromosome 12, fSarPil1.1, whole genome shotgun sequence encodes:
- the si:dkey-1j5.4 gene encoding leucine-rich repeat-containing protein 15 — translation MFTGMRNLSDLDLPLNSLTTLPPNGFKPLIALKVLDLALNKIQKMSRKAFVGLQELLFLNLDNNNLKNIPVGTFKPLTGLEMLVLDNNHLTALTSSTFEGLHNLQELYLRNNEIDKLPADVFRHIPKLMQVALSGNRMQTIDGNMLANLQGLKEVYLHDNPWMCDCNINSLVQWIAQAKVNQSPLEKLHCAGPEDFREKPLHTLTSQSLHCTV, via the exons ATGTTCACTGGTATGAGAAACCTATCAGATCTTGACCTTCCTCTTAACTCTCTAACAACACTCCCCCCAAATGGATTCAAACCGTTAATTGCCCTCAAGGTACTGGACTTGGCTTTGAATAAGATTCAAAAAATGTCCCGCAAAGCTTTTGTTGGCCTCCAAGAGCTACTCTTCCTGAACTTAGACAACAACAACCTGAAGAACATCCCTGTTGGAACTTTCAAGCCATTGACTGGGCTGGAGATGCTAGTTCTGGATAATAATCATCTCACAGCACTCACATCCTCCACATTCGAAGGCCTGCACAATCTGCAAGAGCTGTACCTCAGGAACAACGAGATAGACAAGCTGCCAGCAGATGTGTTTAGACACATACCAAAGCTCATGCAGGTGGCTCTGAGCGGGAACAGGATGCAAACTATTGATGGTAATATGCTAGCCAATCTGCAGG gtcTGAAGGAAGTATATCTCCATGATAATCCTTGGATGTGTGACTGCAATATTAATTCTCTGGTACAATGGATAGCTCAAGCAAAGGTCAACCAGTCTCCTTTAGAAAAATTACATTGTGCTGGCCCAGAGGACTTTCGTGAAAAACCACTCCACACTCTGACATCTCAGAGCCTTCACTGTACAGTTTAG